In the genome of Streptomyces sp. NBC_00433, the window TGACATGACCGTTGATCAGCACGTCGTCGGGGCTGTCGCCGAGCCCGAGCACATGGGTGTAGAAGCCGACGTTGATGTCGACGTTGTACGTACCCGGCATGAAGGCCAGCGCGTACCGCTCGTCGCCGAACTGGTTGGACTCCTGGACGGCGAAGACGGCGTCGACCTTCGCCTGGATCGCCGCGTCGCCCATGGAGGGGTCGAAGACCAGGACGTTCGCCCCGAGGTCGGGGCCCCGGTGCGGGTCGTGCGAGTGGTGCCGGTCGTGCGAGGAGTGCGAGGACGACGCGGCGGCCGACCCGGCGGCGATACCGCCGGCCAGCGGCACCGCGGCGGCGACGGCCGCCCCGCGCAGTACGGAACGGCGAGAGGGAATAACGGACACGGCTCTCCCTGGAGTGGTGGATTGGGGAGGTGGTCACGGTTGGTCCTGAACCGCGAGAGAGCGCTCTCAGGGACGAAGTGAAGCATCAGGGCTATGCAGCGTCAATAAAGAAGTAGTCATCAACCGTCCAGAAGATGAACGCAATCGGCCGCCGCGATCGACACCACTGGGGCGCGTGTGGCCACTGCGGACCTGGCCGTCCGTCGCCGGGCGACGCGCCCGCGAAGACGCGGTGGTCACGGGCCCGGCGGCCGCGATCGGGCCGGAGCCCGTGGCGGGAGGTCGTCGCCTTTCGTTCAGACATCGTTCAACCGCTCGACCGCGCACGGGATTTGGGCGGTCCCTAGGGTCCCTGGGAGGCGTGTGGAAGAAGGGACTCATGGAAACTCCCCCCGCAGTGCGGGCTCGTGGGATCACCAAATGCTTTGATGAGGTCGTCGCGCTCGACGGCATCGACCTCGATGTGGCGCCGGGCCGGATCCACGGCCTGGTCGGGCCCAACGGCGCCGGCAAGACAACGCTGCTCGGCCTCCTGCTGGGCCTGGCCGCCGCCGACAGCGGCAGCCTCCGCGTCCTCGACACCCCGGCCGGGCGGGCGCTCGCCGCCCCCGAGGGCGTCGCCGGCTTCGTGGACGGGCCGGGGCTCTACCCCTCGCTCACCGCCCGGCAGAATCTCGCCGCGCTGGCCGCGCTCCGCGGCGGCCGCGGCGGGCGGACCACCGGGATCGACGACGTGCTCGACCAGGTCGGGCTCACCGACGTCGCCGACGACAAGGCCCGCGGCTTCTCCCTCGGCATGCGGCAGCGGCTCGGGCTGGCCGCGGCCCTGCTCGCCGAGCCCAGGCTGCTGGTGCTCGACGAGCCGTCCAACGGCCTCGACCCGGCGGGCAAGAAGCACGTGCACGGCGTCCTGACCCGCCTCGCGGCGGAGGGCACCGCCGTCGTGCTGTCCAGCCACCGGATGGACGACCTGGAAGCGCTGTGCTCCGAGGTCACCATCCTCGCCACCGGGCGGGTCGTCTTCTCCGGTCCGTTGAGTGAACTGGCGGCCGAGAACCGCGAGTTGGACTACCGGCTGCTCACCTCCGACCCGCGGGCCGCCGGCGCCCTCGCCGCGGACACGGACGGCGTCCGCGTCGTGGAGGGCGCCGGGGAGTGGCGCGGCGCCGAGGCGCTGGTCGTACGCGCCCTGGTGCCTGCCCTCGACGAACTGGTCGCGCGGCTGGTGCGTAAAGGCGTCGCGATCCGCGAACTGGCCCCCGTGGTATCGCCGTTGGAAGCGGCCTTTCTCGCCCTCACAGAACCGCAGGAGGCCGGCCGATGACCGTGACAGCGACCGCGCCGGCCGCCGGGAGAGACGTCGCGGGGGTCCGCCGCGTCTCGGTTGCCCGGGGCTACCGCTTCGAGCTGGTCAAGCTGGTGTCCCAGTGGCGTATCCGCCTGGTGGTCCTCGCCTGCTGGATCGCGCCCGCGCTCTTCGTCGCCGCGGTGAGCCGGCAGAGCACGCTGCCCTCCGACACCCTCTTCGGCCGCTGGATGCACGCCAGCGGGTGGGCCGGGTCGCTGGTGGTCCTCGGCTTCTCCGGCACCTGGGCGCTGCCCCTGCTGACCTCGCTGGTCGCGGGGGACGTCTTCGCCTCCGAGGACCGGCTCGGCACCTGGCGCCACCTGCTGGTGGCGGTCAGGTCGCCGCGGCGGATCTTCGCCGCGAAGGCGCTGGCCAGCCTCACCGTCATCCTGCTGCTCGTGGCCGGCCTGGCCTGCTCCAGCGCGGGCGGCGGGCTCCTCGCCGTCGGCGACCACCCGCTGGTCGGCCTCGACGGCCACCTGCTCGCGCCCTCCGACGCGGCGGGCAAGGTGCTGCTCGCCTGGGTCTGCGTGCTGGCCCCGACGCTGGCGCTGGCCGCGATCGGGCTGCTCGGCTCCGTCGCGCTGGGGCGGTCCCCGATGGGCCTGCTGCTGCCCGCACTTGTCGCGCTGGCCATGCAGCTCGCCCAGATGCTGCCGCTGCCGGTGGCCCTACGCCTCGCGCTGCCCGGTTACGCCTTCATCTCCTGGAACGGGCTCTTCACCGACCCGGCGCAGCTGCGCCCGCTGATGACCGGCGTCGCGGTCGGCCTGGTGTGGGCGGTGGCCGCGACCGCACTGGCCTACGCGGTCTTCGTCCGCCGCGACTTCACCAACGCCTCCTACGACGGCACCGGGCGGCGGGCGGTGACCCTCGGCGCACTGCCGCTGGCCGCCCTGCTCGGCGCCACCGTCGCGGGGGTCGCCGTCGCGACGCCCTCCACGGGCTCCGGCATCGAGCAGGACAAGGTCCAGCGCTCGGTCGCCGTCGCCTTCGCCCACCTTTACCGCATGCAGACCGGCGAGCTGAACCGACCCGCCGTCACCGAGGCGCAGTTGCGGGTCACGGCGGCCTGCAACAAGGGCGGCGGACAGCGCACCGCCGAGGGCGCGGGCAACGACTGGCGCTGCGTCGTGTCCTGGCACCTCCCCGGCGTCCAGGCGGTGGGTACGGCCATCTACCAGCTCGACATCACCTCTGACGGGCGATTCGTGGCCGACGGCGACGGACCGAAGGAAGTGAACGGCTACTTCCTGGTACGGACCCCGATCGGGGACGCACCGAACCCGCTGTGGCAGTTCGACGGCAATGTCGAGCTGCTCCGCACCACCCCGAAGGGATAATTTCATGCAGGTAGTACGACAGCGCCGGACCGGAGAGAAGGCGCAGGTCAGCCTTCTCGGCCGGCGTGTCGGCCGCCGGAGCGCACTGGTGACGGCGTGCATCACGGTCGCTCTCGGCGTCACGGGCACCGCTGTTGCCTCGACGCAGCAGTTCGGCACCCAGCACGTCGGCCAGGTCACCCCCAAGGGCCAGGTCGTCGCCGACGACCAGTACATCGATCCGTACGGCACCCGCACGGTCATCAACGACGGCAAGATCATGTCGTCCGCGGTCAGCCCGGACGGCGGCACACTGGCGGCCGCGGTCA includes:
- a CDS encoding ABC transporter ATP-binding protein; its protein translation is METPPAVRARGITKCFDEVVALDGIDLDVAPGRIHGLVGPNGAGKTTLLGLLLGLAAADSGSLRVLDTPAGRALAAPEGVAGFVDGPGLYPSLTARQNLAALAALRGGRGGRTTGIDDVLDQVGLTDVADDKARGFSLGMRQRLGLAAALLAEPRLLVLDEPSNGLDPAGKKHVHGVLTRLAAEGTAVVLSSHRMDDLEALCSEVTILATGRVVFSGPLSELAAENRELDYRLLTSDPRAAGALAADTDGVRVVEGAGEWRGAEALVVRALVPALDELVARLVRKGVAIRELAPVVSPLEAAFLALTEPQEAGR
- a CDS encoding ABC transporter permease, with the protein product MTVTATAPAAGRDVAGVRRVSVARGYRFELVKLVSQWRIRLVVLACWIAPALFVAAVSRQSTLPSDTLFGRWMHASGWAGSLVVLGFSGTWALPLLTSLVAGDVFASEDRLGTWRHLLVAVRSPRRIFAAKALASLTVILLLVAGLACSSAGGGLLAVGDHPLVGLDGHLLAPSDAAGKVLLAWVCVLAPTLALAAIGLLGSVALGRSPMGLLLPALVALAMQLAQMLPLPVALRLALPGYAFISWNGLFTDPAQLRPLMTGVAVGLVWAVAATALAYAVFVRRDFTNASYDGTGRRAVTLGALPLAALLGATVAGVAVATPSTGSGIEQDKVQRSVAVAFAHLYRMQTGELNRPAVTEAQLRVTAACNKGGGQRTAEGAGNDWRCVVSWHLPGVQAVGTAIYQLDITSDGRFVADGDGPKEVNGYFLVRTPIGDAPNPLWQFDGNVELLRTTPKG